Proteins encoded together in one Cicer arietinum cultivar CDC Frontier isolate Library 1 chromosome 4, Cicar.CDCFrontier_v2.0, whole genome shotgun sequence window:
- the LOC101514792 gene encoding uncharacterized protein isoform X2 produces the protein MSSVEQPLKKRKLYDSSPSDSPHSPPPQPESTAPFPQTLPPQPFSQDEILAKRRNKDAIRNLYECHKRIKRCLLQKHVPPTPDLDQNYLALIASSRGCMSVKRIVADFIPRYACHCPTALEAATKVLINMHNWSLALISKEGDSSGIAFETAKACIFGQADICCTASSVAPTSAVIRGICSTVFQNVLTFFVVSFEGKDVLKIIDKNFLNMQDNPEVFSELKQKVLDEDESSLTNLFKLCALCLLWIFFSCPKEMLAACLELLGSTTKDGTSNEGQHFLGLMTSMFNDEADHLLDRENDGPKSCIDSIGEGIKEIEVGEKIITDENHISDAIRKSCLLMLVLNKDPSLRKWTLRRCKKLLDSLTSASLETTSLLQGVIGMLSQQTELEVCQVDSDEDKSDSSIYMNSNYVVPRISEEHESIGETSRKGSHFDNGGISRSMGIEKGEEGNMTHVRCSTPRDSVSHHMFSPGVRTVVDFRSNSFEGRNDFPNVEKNQVLNINFNSPLSRSSSGAVSNVLASPNHQFMSPTILTKSQIVWCCDGDPAALDIVAASKQLWVGCVAPDMPESHIRFQIERFGHIERFIFFPVKSFALVEYRRITDAIKARHYAPGNFHCRVKFMDIGLGTRGAVNGVVVGSSSHIYVGNISSQWAKDEILHESRKAVYKGPLTVIELNCECALLMEFETPEEASSVMLHLRQFRRERSNYNLHFGPGTANVGSGHAYMDGARPLPAPAHLDPKVNNSAGSPHAQTLPGSPADSSRTRMSHLSNILASLRAKYNTNQNIGLHDNYMTGNSCTSSMREEDAVPSSTLWITIPHSSSQFLTEDELMSICNLAIGNSGSIARLTRANMHMGCGWFVECSNVDGAVSVLKNLRGCPGLFFQIEFSKSGNQNAVPFSIKPENHAMELVSPRINAENHSSGVHGAPLSQSNWHFPESREIAEIGGRKPDGYDNLSVDPHQGGNVPHVYSGTHGPSIPPPQQIQSSPFTRPVYVPPNGPWDPRGINNQLPVNQFQAGVMPNNFHGSPFIPASATPLAQIPPSIAPPPLSSLPPPQLEMPPSHPRPPSPPPLPQTQPPLVPPPPGSPPPPPPPPLPVQEPVNMECSGQPLQYQWQGNLCKSGVSYCTIYACRADSNICGYSNAMPEPAEWPTKLDMTKRTDFRHVQSTFAATPTHRREVCRLVPSSTSDDRRFQDFISYLKQRDCAGVIKIPASKSIWARLLFILPHSLETCSLLSIAPNPSDCLIALVLPKETNFEWI, from the exons ATGTCCTCCGTTGAACAGCCTCTAAAGAAGCGAAAGCTCTACGACTCTTCACCGTCGGACTCCCCACACTCTCCACCGCCGCAGCCGGAATCAACCGCCCCCTTTCCTCAAACCCTACCTCCTCAACCGTTCTCTCAGGATGAGATTCTCGCCAAGCGAAGAAATAAAGACGCAATTCGAAACCTCTACGAATGTCACAAGCGAATTAAACGTTGCCTCTTACAGAAACACGTTCCACCCACACCTGATCTTGACCAGAACTATCTTGCTCTCATCGCTTCTTCCAGAG GTTGTATGAGTGTAAAAAGAATTGTGGCCGATTTTATTCCTCGATATGCATGTCACTGTCCAACAGCTTTGGAAGCTGCAACTAAAGTGCTTATCAATATGCATAACTGGAGTTTGGCATTGATCAGTAAGGAAGGGGATTCCAGTGGTATTGCATTTGAAACTGCCAAAGCCTGTATATTCGGCCAGGCTGATATTTGCTGCACTGCTTCTTCCGTAGCACCAACATCAGCTGTAATTAGAGGAATTTGCTCAACAGTTTTCCAAAATGTGCTCACCTTCTTTGTTGTCTCATTTGAGGGAAAGGATGTCTTAAAGATTATTGACAAGAATTTCTTGAATATGCAAGATAACCCTGAGGTCTTTTCTGAATTAAAACAAAAGGTTTTAGATGAAGATGAATCTTCATTGACTAATTTGTTCAAGCTGTGTGCATTATGTCTACTTTGGATATTCTTCTCTTGTCCAAAAGAAATGCTTGCAGCTTGTTTGGAACTCTTAGGCTCCACCACAAAAGATGGAACTTCTAATGAAGGACAGCATTTTTTGGGCCTGATGACTAGCATGTTTAATGATGAAGCAGATCACCTTTTGGATAGAGAAAATGATGGTCCTAAATCATGTATTGATTCTATTGGGGAAGGCATCAAAGAGATTGAGGTTGGCGAGAAAATTATCACTGATGAAAACCATATCTCTGATGCTATTCGAAAGAGCTGCTTGCTTATGCTG GTTCTCAACAAGGACCCCTCACTGCGGAAATGGACTCTTCGTAGATGTAAGAAGTTACTTGACTCGCTCACTAGTGCTTCACTGGAAACTACATCACTATTGCAAGGAGTTATTGGAATGCTCTCCCAACAGACAGAGTTAGAAGTCTGTCAAGTAGACAGTGATGAAGATAAGTCCGATTCTTCAATTTACATGAATAGTAACTATGTAGTTCCTAGGATCTCCGAGGAACATGAAAGTATTGGTGAAACATCACGGAAAG GTTCGCATTTTGATAATGGAGGGATCTCAAGGTCTATGGGCATTGAGAAAGGTGAGGAAGGGAATATGACCCATGTTAGATGTTCCACACCTAGGGACTCAGTAAGCCATCATATGTTCTCACCTGGAGTTAGAACAGTGGTAGACTTTAGGAGTAATTCATTTGAAGGTAGAAATGATTTCCCAAATGTTGAGAAAAATCAAGTattgaatataaatttcaattcacCTCTGTCGAGGTCCTCTAGTGGAGCTGTCAGCAATGTTCTGGCTTCTCCTAATCATCAATTTATGTCACCAACTATTTTAACCAAAAGTCAAATTGTTTGGTGCTGTGATGGGGATCCTGCTGCTCTAGATATTGTCGCTGCTTCTAAGCAGCTATGGGTAGGCTGTGTAGCACCTGACATGCCTGAAAGCCATATTAGGTTTCAAATAGAGAGGTTTGGTCATATTGAAAGGTTTATTTTCTTCCCAGTGAAAAGTTTTGCTTTGGTCGAGTACAGAAGGATAACTGATGCAATAAAAGCTCGACATTATGCACCTGGAAATTTTCATTGCCGTGTAAAATTCATGGATATAGGACTTGGTACTAGGGGTGCAGTGAATGGTGTTGTTGTTGGCTCTAGTTCTCATATTTATGTTGGAAATATTTCCAGTCAATGGGCCAAGGATGAGATCCTTCATGAATCAAGGAAAGCAGTCTATAAGGGTCCTCTCACGGTGATTGAACTTAATTGTGAGTGCGCATTACTCATGGAGTTTGAAACCCCTGAAGAAGCTTCCTCTGTCATGTTGCATCTGAGACAATTCCGAAGAGAAAGAAGTAATTATAACCTGCATTTTGGTCCAGGAACAGCTAATGTGGGAAGTGGGCATGCTTATATGGATGGTGCAAGACCTTTGCCCGCCCCTGCACATCTGGACCCCAAGGTCAACAACTCTGCTGGATCACCTCATGCTCAAACTTTACCTGGGAGCCCTGCTGACAGCAGTCGAACAAGAATGTCTCACTTGTCTAACATACTAGCTTCATTGCGCGCCAAGTATAATACTAATCAAAACATAGGTCTTCATGATAATTATATGACTGGAAATAGTTGCACTTCTTCCATGCGTGAGGAAGATGCCGTGCCATCCAGCACTCTGTGGATCACTATTCCTCACAGTAGCTCCCAGTTTCTTACAGAAGATGAGCTAATGAGTATTTGCAATCTTGCTATTGGAAACTCCGGCTCCATTGCACGGTTGACACGAGCAAATATGCACATGGGATGTGGTTGGTTTGTTGAATGTAGTAATGTAGATGGTGCAGTTTCTGTTTTAAAGAATCTTCGTGGTTGTCCAGGATTGTTCTTCCAAATAGAATTCAG CAAATCTGGAAATCAGAATGCTGTACCATTTTCAATTAAACCTGAGAACCATGCTATGGAACTTGTATCCCCCAGGATAAATGCTGAGAATCATAGCAGTGGAGTACATGGTGCACCTCTGTCTCAGTCAAACTGGCACTTCCCTGAATCCAGGGAGATAGCCGAAATTGGAGGAAGGAAACCTGATGGTTATGATAATTTATCAGTGGATCCTCATCAAGGAG GAAATGTTCCACATGTGTATTCTGGAACACACGGACCTTCAATTCCACCACCACAACAAATTCAGTCATCTCCTTTCACGCGACCTGTTTATGTTCCTCCTAATGGGCCATGGGATCCTCGTGGAATAAATAATCAGTTACCTGTCAACCAATTCCAGGCAGGAGTAATGCCAAATAATTTTCATGGCAGTCCTTTTATACCTGCTTCAGCAACTCCACTTGCTCAGATACCTCCATCAATTGCACCACCACCTTTATCATCTTTGCCACCTCCTCAGCTTGAAATGCCACCTTCTCATCCGCGTCCTCCTTCTCCGCCTCCTCTCCCCCAGACTCAGCCACCCTTGGTTCCTCCACCACCTGGTTCTCCTCCTCCTCCACCTCCCCCACCACTGCCTGTCCAAGAACCAGTCAATATGGAGTGTTCAGGGCAGCCTCTGCAGTATCAGTGGCAGGGAAATCTCTGTAAAAGTGGAGTTAGCTACTGTACAATTTATGCATGCAGAGCAGATTCAAATATTTGCGGATACTCGAATGCCATGCCTGAGCCTGCTGA ATGGCCCACCAAATTAGACATGACTAAACGCACAGATTTTCGACATGTGCAATCAACATTTGCTGCTACTCCAACTCATAGA AGGGAAGTGTGCCGTTTAGTCCCATCTTCCACAAGTGACGACAGAAGG TTTCAGGATTTCATATCATACTTAAAACAGAGAGATTGTGCTGGAGTTATTAAAATCCCAGCTTCAAAATCCATATGGGCAAGGTTGCTATTCATACTTCCTCATTCACTTGAAACATGTTCGTTGCTTTCTATTGCACCCAATCCATCTGATTGCCTAATTGCTTTGGTTCTACCCAAAGAAACAAACTTTGAGTGGATATGA